The genomic DNA cacacactctgtccagGGTAATGTGTAGAACTCTCCTGGTCTGACCAGCTGTATGTGTAAGACCGACATGAGCTCTCCCTCACACAGGATGATAatctatttacacacacacacacacacacacacacacactgtgctgtcttttttttttccacctgGGCTGCACCAATTGATGGAAAAGCCAACCCTGTATAAAGGACCTTGTTTTattctttcacatacacacacacatacacacacacacacacatacacacacacacacacacacacacacatacatgtgcacaaacacacacacacacacacacacacattctgtttaAAGGACCTTGTTTTattctttcatacacacacacacacacacacacatgcgggaCAAGGACCTTTcgttttttatttatgttactTTGTATTCTTTTTTTGGGTCCCCCCATCCTCATGGTACAGCTCCCTTGTGGCAACAAATATATAGAACAAACATGATGGTATCTCTAACCAAACTCAGCTTGCCTGGCAGATTTCATTATAGTACTTTTCCccgattacacacacacacacacacacgtgtgtttgCGATATCAAGTGCTTTTCAACGCTGCCTGACGTCAGCTGATCCGGAGAAAGCACAACTAGCGTGTGTGTTACTGACCACAGGTCAGCGGAGGCctgatatatgtgtgtatgactaGAAGACTATTTTACTCTGAGCAAAtgtgtgttgttattatttGACATTGTGCTTTCTTCATTAGAAAATAATAGTCTTTTCACGCTCTTGCTACCAGTGAAAGGAAGGAAGGGTATATTTGATACAGCGTTGTGTTTCTATTGagtatgtaagtgtgtatgaAGGGTATATTTGATACAGCGTTGAGTTTCTATTGAGTACGTAAGTGTGTATTGTAAGCATggacgttgtgtgtgtgagcatggacgttgtgtgtgcatctctgttgGTCAACGTGAAGGGCTTTTGAAACGTTACGGAACTGCTTCCTCCCTGCactctacacactcacacacgcacacacacacacacacacacacacaccacacacacacacactctctctctctactcactctcacacactcacacactctctctctctctctcacacacacacacacacacacacactctctctctctctctctctcacacacacactctctctcacacactcacacactgctctctctctcaatctctctctcacacacacacacagctctctctctctctctctctcacacacactctcacacacacacacactgctctctctcttttctatctatctctctctctctcacacacacacacacacacactgctctctgtgTACTGTATACTGTCTGATAAGAGTTCAGCTTGCTTACTGAAAgggtactctgtgtgtgtgtgtgtgtgtgtgtgtgtttgttatggtACATTGTGTTGGTACTGAAGGTACTCTGTAGGTACGTCCGTGCTCAGTTCAGCAGactgaggagaggaagaggacacacacacacacacacacacacacacacaccacccttctCCTCATGCactccaccacacactcacctggtTACGTCATGTAATGTCGTCACCATCGCCATGGTAATGGCATTGCACGCCACTAATGGCCTgcatttgattgtgtgtgtgtgtttgtgttgtatgagcatttgattgtgtgtgtgtctgtgtgtgtgtgtgtgtgtgtgttgtatgagcATTTGATTGTGCCAAATCTATAAGCGGTACCACTCACACAAGCACCCTCAAAGAGCAGGCTTGTGTATGTGATCACTATTGTGTAttgtagtaatgtgtgtgtgtgtgtgtgtgtgtgtttgttggatgTTCAGTTGTCCTTTTGGCTGAAGTATCTTCCcatatgtgtttgcatgtaaataataatatggTCATTATTAAAAGAAGCGATCTGTACACGCAGTGCTGTTGGTGTGTTTTTTAGTCAACTAATCCCCACAAGATCCCTGCTACTGAtcaggtaccacacacacacagacactcactctcacacacacacacacacacacacacacacacacacacacacacacacacacgcatcacacacacacacacacacatccgcacacacacacacacgcacgcacatgccctgccacacacacacacactcacacacacgcaccagacgcacgcacacatctcacatcacacacacacacacacactttctttctttctttcacacacacaaacacacacacacacacactctctctctctcacacacaaacacacacactcacacacaaacacacacacacacacacacatacgcttcCCTTGGAACTCCCCCCATCAGAGACGTACCAGATCACCTGCTACAGGAAGATGCAGATTCAGGTCCTTGGTGAACAGTAAGTGAACATCACCCTCcatcttcatcacacacacatcaccttaATGCACACCACTACTGAACATCACCTTACTGTAATGTGAaacacccttgtgtgtgtgtcctaatgagcaccacccttgtgtgtgtgtgtatatcctaATGAGCaccacccttgtgtgtgtgtgtgtgtgtgtatcctaatGAGCaccacccttgtgtgtgtgtgtgtcctaatgagcaccacccttgtgtgtgtgtgtgtgtgtgtcctaatgagcaccacccttgtgtgtgtgtgtgtcctagttGCAGGATAATCTGTCCCTCTGGTCTACTTCCAAACTGGTCATTGCAGGCTACCAGGCCTAGCGAGCATCATCATGTGCTCTATTGAATGACCAGTGACATCGGATAGGAAGATgtattgaagtgtgtgtgtgtgtattgagttgGGAGGAATACTAGTGACAGAATGCATGAATGTTGTCtctcaacagtgtgtgtgcttgtgtatgccctccatcttcatcacacacacacacacacacctggcctaTTTCTGAACTTGTCACTGTAGATGTCACTCACAAGTAAAGGGGGCTTCCGAATAATCACGTCACATTTAAATGGGAGAtataaattcaaattcaaaggagctttattagcatggctGTTTGGatacagataacacagtagaataacaaaagaaagaaaatagacatacagcaatGCGGGTATAACATGTGAACACAGAATAAACAATAGCATatgagtgactgagtgtgtgtgtttgtgtgtgtgtgtgtgtgtgtccgcgtgcTTGTGTGGGTCCGTGCATACATATGTATAATTATGTATGATAatatatactactactactatactatatactatataatatatactactactactactatactatatactatataatatatactACTACTAATGACATACTGCATATGGGAGGAACTGACCGAATGCAAAAAGGCAGCTGCCTGTATGTTTTTGAATGACCTCcatcttcatcacacacacacacacatacacaataatgcacacacacacacgcaccccacAGCCCCCATCCTTGACTTGCGTCATTGTTTTGAATGCTACTCCTCAGCCTCCATTACCGGTGTTTGGAGGAAACCGACACGAAGAGTGCCGTGTTCAGCGCGCGGAGGCGTGTGAGCTCCCAGCCAATGAGCGCGCACGTCGGCCGGGCGAACGCACATGTTTACAGGCGGCATTCCACCGGTAGAGGCAGCGGCTCGTGCGAGAAGGGCCACGGAGTGGATTTTTTTCGGATCTGTTGAATCCGGATTCTGGAGACCGGTCGCTCGCGCTCCCTGGCACGGTCTCGTTGTCCCGGTAGACAGAGACACCAACAACATAAAACGTTTGTGAAATGTAGGAGAGGAaagaaattaatttgcgctgagATCTTCTGGCTGAAATGGACACGAGCACGTATCTCTCGGTCCAACACGAGCGTGCCGTTCCGTGTTTTTCACGAGCCTCTTAGGCTTAAGGGAACGGCGAGGAAAATAAACAGGTCGAATCAAGAAATATTGGTTGCCGGTCGGATAAAGAACGAGACGAGGAAAACTGGTCGCTTGCATGCATCCGTGGCGCGTATCTGTGCTCTTTTGATGTCATACTTCACATTCGAGCTGTATCCGGTCCTGATTTTACTGTTGTAATGCCGACAGAGGACCTTCTGTGCTCGAATATGTTACTGCTGCCTAATGCTCCGTTTTTGCTTTCAGAGCGCCTACTTGGTCCGTTGTGGTTATGTTATTTTGACGTtgtcgtttgtttgttttaaaacgAGACGTATTCGGTGCGTATCGAACAGTTTGCGTTCGCTAAAGCTATAATCGGACGGCGTCGTGGAGCTATGCATACGAGGCGCTTGGTGAAGCGCTCAATCATCGGGAGCCGTGTGTATGCCACCGGCCCGGCGGGGGATGCGTCTCCGTTAACGGGGTGGTCCAGGCGGTCAAGCAGGAGAACGGAGGCCCGACGCAACCTCTACACCGTGCTCATGCAGGACGGCACGCTCGAGGAGTACACTGAGGAGGAGATCGCCATGGCGACTGGTCAGATGGCTGCGAAGGGACCGCTCAAGTCCAgtttgaaggtgtgtgtgtgtgtgtgtgtgtgtgtggtgtgtgtgtgtatgtgtgtgtgtgagtgtgtgtgtgtgcatgtgtatgtctgtgtgtgtgtgtgtgtgtgtgtgtgtgtgtgtgtgtgtgtgtgtgtgcatgtgtgtatgtctgtgtgtgtgtgtgtgtgcgacgctcacgcgcgtgtgcgtgtgtgtgtgtgtcagattctgtttttgttgtgatCAGTCTGCGCTTGCTGCAAGGCATTGCGCTGCTCCGCTGTGCTGCCGTGCCGACGCGCGAGGTGAAACCCCCAACTATTGTGCGCGGTACCATAAATTGCGCGACGCGTCTTGCCGGTCGGTGGAGCGCGCGGGCAGGGCATTGCCCGGTGCAAGTCAAACAAAGAAGGGGGTGGCTGTCACGACTGCGTGACGGGGATGCCTGCGTCTGTTTGTGTGACCTAGCGGGTGCAAAACAAGCCTGCGCGCGCTGCAGCAGCGAGCTGACCGGGGACTCTGTCGGAGCGGGTGCGTCTGTGTTTTGCACCACGACATCAATCCCCCGGTTTTTGTAAACAAGAGGGagtattttttgtgttttgcagCGTCTGGCCATGTTTATATGGTTAtttgaaaacgtgtgtgtgtgtgcgtgcgtgcgtgcgtgcgtgtgtgtgtggtgcatgcatTATACTGCGGTTTGGACACCACACCACAGATGATGTTTTCATTTTAGTGTTGTGAGGGTTTCTCTGATGTCGTAACATTTAACATGATGCCGCAACGGGATATGGGACACAATGGGGGCTTAACCGCGGTTTTGCACGAGAAAC from Alosa alosa isolate M-15738 ecotype Scorff River chromosome 20, AALO_Geno_1.1, whole genome shotgun sequence includes the following:
- the LOC125285588 gene encoding zinc finger protein 704-like, coding for MHTRRLVKRSIIGSRVYATGPAGDASPLTGWSRRSSRRTEARRNLYTVLMQDGTLEEYTEEEIAMATGQMAAKGPLKSSLKQNSSNGQGPGQLQGEVQSAEDDQRVAESVSGQDKGAITDRSVSLLEQA